TTCTGATGCTGATGCTGGTTGGTAAAGGATACACAATCACCAGGTAGGTAGCTGTAAGGGGGgagggggatggggggggggggggggttgtggaTGTGATGTCACCTAATAAAGCCATGTTCACACTGTAGGGGGGCCTATCCCTTATCCATGTGGAATACAGCCCTGGGGAGGCCTCGGGACTTTTTTCATCCCATGGTTATCACCCAGGAGACTTTCGCACTGAGTCCTTTACTAGCATTTGGTTGGCGGACCACTTTTCAAGTAGAACGACTTTAGAGTTTAAGAATGTAATAATTTCCGATGAAATTGTTCTGCATAGGAATAGAAGACACATCTCTGGGTGTTCTATGAGACATTCTTATTTTTAGTaggaaatttgaaattttgaaacttaGACCATCAGATCAAAGCATCCTGATCGAAATGCTGCAAGTCGTTAACTACCAGTTATTTTCAGACTACTCATAACGAGACATTGACCTCTCTTAGTTTCTTATAAATGTATTTCTTCTATAACTTCCTCCTTTAGAGGACGTTTAAGCACCTCTGGCAGCATCAAGCTGGCCATCTTCACATGCCTCTATGCAGGAACGTTCATCTTCCTTTATGTCTATGCTCAGTCGAACTTTGACCCCCGGGATGTCATGTTTATCTATGACAGCCCGGCCGCCATGGCTCTGATTGTACTGCGCTGCATCGGTAAGTCTCATTCTAAGTTTGTACCAGAAATTGTGGAACCAATAAAGTTGTATGTCAAATAAGACTTATAAAGGTATTTGCATCCATGGTGGAAAGAACATCaaagtggtttagagcattgaattcaagttctattggagtgtgggttcaaatcctggtcatccatggcacttgtgttcttgagcaagatgctttactataattgcttctcttcacccaggggtgtaAATGGGTACGTGTGAGAGTAgaagttgatattgtgtatgaaaaagccctCAGAGCGGAACGGCAGCCCTTGACGTTTACGCCCAAAAGGAGCTGAAAAAGATTGCAGGAATGTTATAGGCCCAATGACTaaggcactaatgtaaagcacacTGATTGTAAAAAATGCGCTATGAAGATTTAGTTATTAATTGTtactgttaatattattattctccAGGTGTGGTGTGGCTTTACTACTGTGTTTTCTTCACCATCAAGCATTTCGCATCAAAGTTCAAATTCTACGTGCCGTTCATGCTCTTCTTCGCCGTTTGGTTCGTTGCTGAACCCGTCATGATTGGCGTGGCCAACGAGTTCATACCCACACATAAGAGGTGAGTATTGGCAAACAAATCTACAATTAATTCTTGCTGGTTACCCATTTCTGCTAAGCTCCCAaaaattgtgcttagcaactttttaaCAAGTAAGAGGTGAGTAATGGAAAACAAATCTACACTTAATTCTTGCTGGTTACCCATTTCTGCTAAGCTCCCAaaaattgtgcttagcaactttttaaCAAGTAAGAGGTGAGTAATGGCAAACAAATCTACACTTAATTctggctggttacctgtttctgctaaccACCCAATATATGCTTAgcaacttcataaaattgtgcccaattggtcagttgtaactctACCCCTATACCCTAGAATACATCCTAACATGTCTATGTAACTAATTAATTGTCTTCCATTCTGCTTACAGGGCTAAGATTGTCAACGGCATTTACTGGTCGGCCGTATTCCTTGGACACATGATCTTCCTGGTTCTAACTCGTCCCGATCGAACCAACGAGTATTTTCCGTATCACATCAAGACCAATCAGGTAAGAAGAAGTGTAAAGATTTCAGAAAGTTAGAGACTAGTCAAAGCTTTATTTAAGATAGTACGAGCATATGTGAGCAACCATGGTGATTGGAGACAAACATCCCGTCTCTGCACCACTCCCAGCATTATGCCCAACTTCCGTCTCTGCACCACTCCCACAGCAACAGCACTTGCCCAATCTTCTACAAGAAGTACCAAATCTTTGGCATAAGGCAAGAGAGGGTTATTGCAAGAGTGTACTTATCGCCACATTTGAACTGAAATGGGTTTAGAAACACACATGAAGTACATAGGGGtgtaggaacataggggtgtcagaacacaGGGTTGTTTGATCATAGGGCCTTGAACTTCATTCTTGAAggagaaaaacattttttctcTACCAATGGGCACTtttttatgaggaaaatgtaaatttgtgttaGTACTTGGCAAAGGACGGCACAGGGCACTGTGGGATTTGCTGTAGGTGCCTCGAGTTATTTTGAGACCTGGTGTCAgagcatggggggggggggtgggggggaggTTTCTGACCATCACAAACGGAGGTGAACAGTAGGTCCTCAGTTGACTGCAATGTGGGTGACCATCTTTTgctcattttaaataaaatctgtaATTAATTCTTTGTTAGATTGGGGCAATGCTCATGACCGATAGCAACGAGGCGGACTTCACAAATCCATACATTGGTGAACCTCTGACTCGATCTCTCACAAACATCTTTGTGACGACACCGCCACCAAAAGTTGACATACCACCAGTAAGTTGTTAAGTTTTTTCAAAATCTTGGGAGCCTTACAGGTTTTTATCAATTTGTATCCAATAGTTCAGTGAGGTAAATCAGACACCCTGGGCCTAATTTCTGGACTCGCTTActacagaattctgcgcttttgATCACCATTCTATGCTTAATGTACAAACGCAGATTTTCCAGCTGTGTTAGCGAAGAATGCTGTTAACGTTGCGTACGCATGCACACAAGCAAAGTATTCACAGGTAACCTATGAAagacgcttgacgtaagcacggaGACGTAAAGCGCTGATTCCATGCTTCCGTAAgcccttggtgcccttaaaatgctcaagtagaaatttacaatttcctcaaagggtgccttCTATCAAGGagaaatgtcttggtgccctttgaaaaaaaccCGAAGCACACAAGCCTAATTGAGTTTTATTAATCGTGTTACCTTTAGCCTTACACCATATCTGGCCTACGAGCACCTCGAGTCAACAACTTCATACAGACTACACTACGAGCTGTGTCTCACTCACCTCCTAGTTCTTCTCCTTGTGACAGTCTATACCAACAGACACAGGTAAAAGTCTCAACAATCAATAGTTTTAAAGTCAAAACAATGAAAGTGCGAACTCCACCTACTTCACGTAATCTCTTAAGGCCCAATTGTCAATGTGAAAAGAACCGACAAGTCAAGTTTCGATTTGATGGAGATATTGCTGTACTACAGTtcgcaggcctggaatttcccctttgagagggcaaggccattttcattttgcaaaacatTGCCATATATAGAGGAATAAAGGGGAGAGTTAGATTCCACAAAGAATTTGGAGCACAAAGTCTACAGAAGGATGTTAACATTTCTTACAAAAACAAAGGCAAGAACAAAAGATCTAAATTAGATCGATAGTATGTGCTGTACAAGATTTTTTACTTCATCGACTCAAGAAAATATTTTGGCAAAGATTTCCCGTTGATTATTGTGTctactttgaaaaacaaaataatcgcTTCAGCTTAAATGTCTCTACCATTCTCTCACCACACAGGCTGCCTCTGCTGGGCCCAACCTCtctgtgttttgtgtcgaaAGGGAGTTATCACCAGGACCTTTAAAGGTAATGAGAATTTGATGATGGGGAGCAAGAAGTTGTGTACTGAAACATAACAAaacagttatttatttattagtttatttatttcctggtggagggagggggggggggaggataaTCTGACCAATGAGATGGTGCACAGAGCTGCCAAATCTTCCTGATCGCAAGATTGTTGGCACCTCTTGGTatatactcctagaactatgaggttcgttccgctatcgtctccacgtAGTAAAGCAATCGCTGAACGAACTTTATAATTCTAGGAGTACCCTGGGTACATCCATTCCATAATTTTAACCATGCATTTTTTTGATCATTTTGTCTCAGAAGGTAAACAACAATCAACCTCCTTCTGCTCCTCCTCAAACTGCTTCACCTCCCAAGGGTGAGAGGGCACCGGGTAGAAAAGCATCCTTCCATCTGACAGCTCGTAAGTCTTCCTCGCAGGTGGTGCCCGGTACCCCGCCATCGCAGGACCAGTGGATGGACAAACGACGCATCACAGACCAGGAACAGTTCGTTGAGATCCCGCTCAATGATCTCACCGTGACTGACTTTTAGGATAACCGAAAATCCGATCACTTTCAACcgcaggggccgatttcacaaaggggttaggactagtcctagtcctaggagatagcAAAAACTTGAGGCCAGTCCTAGTTTtctttaggacgagtaactcggaCGAGTAATTTGTCCtagctcgagataagactagtgttcactctttgtgaaatccacccaagggCTCATTTTTATAAACAGATAAGAATAATCTTGAATGTAAATCAATCTTATTTGCTGAACAAAGAACGATGTCTCATGACAACTCAACTTAGGATTAAACTGTAAGAATTGTGAAATCCAGAAACGAAGGAAGATAACAATTCATAAGCACCTGCAAAATTATCTAACAATTCAAATGAGATAGTGGTGTGTTTTGGAAGGAGGTTAGAAAGTCTTCTGGCAGGTTTGTAAGATAGTTCGTGCAAGACCGAGGGaaatattcaatttatttattacaaaaacaTTCATTGGGCTGATTTCAGGAAAACTTGAACTTAAATTATATATCGGTTTTAAATGGAAACAATTAACTGTTTTTCTGACTGGCATTTGGGGAGGAAGTTCTAAGAATGAAGGAAATATAAACACATACCCTTTTATCAAaaagaaagggggaaaaaaacaaaaaaaaacttcctcaaattaaaataattttaaatggaaagatgtgaagaaatgtttttcCGACTGGGATTTGGGGAAGAAGTTTTAAGAATAAAGGAAATATAACCACATCCTTTTTTCCAAATTCATAAAGAAACATTGATCGGACGAGCAATTCTCAGGTTGATGTAGGGtcagaaattgttttaaaatatcttaAACAATGAAGGAAATATTTACAAGTCATAAATAAGTCAAAaatggcattaaaaaaaaaagcaagtttGGAATAGAAACTGGCAATTTCACAAAGTGGCTACAAAACAGCTTGCAATTTCTCATTTGATAGGATTGTTGAGATgagtgttattgttgtttttgaaaCAATGAATTAAATTTTAACAATATTAAATACTACTATTATGGGACAGAggaatttcaaaacaaaatgagaTAAATTTAATGTTGTTTAAAGCACTCACTTTAATTTTAACAAGAGAAATGTAAATAGTATTATTGGACTGACggaattcaaaacaaaataaaataaacgttTAAATGAAGAAATGTTTGTATACGATTCTACAGTCGAGATATGATGCCATAAATATTTCATGCCTGGATTCACAAAGCCACttttaaaagaataacaaaaaagaaactttCCATGTGTATATATCAAAATGAAATGTCAGTTTGCAGTCTtgctgaataaataaataaaaaaacaaataaaaactcactctgtGTTTCTGTTTCTATTACTGTTTAATTTAGTAATTTCCTCTGCCCTTCATAGCCACTGCATCTGCTATTTCAACAACTATAGTTGGCCAACCTTTAAATCAAGTTTATTAAGTACCATTGGCTAATCACACAGgatgatttatttattaacgcatttttgttttgttgttttaggtgtgtgtcccccccccccccccaaaaaaaaaaataaatgaataaaataaaataaaaaaatgaagaggggggggggggagaggtaTTTTAATTGGACACACAGACAGGCTGTTGCAAAATcgtctttttttcccttttttttcaaaagaagaaTGCACatgcaatttaaaggaacacgttgccttggatcggtcgagttggtcttttaaaagcgtttgaaaccgtttgttatgaaatgcatatggttagaaagacgttttaaaagtagaatataatgatccacacaagtatcactcaaaattgcacggttttccttttacctcgtcgactaacacggtcggccatttatgggagtcaaatttttgactcccataaatggccgaccgtgttagttcgtgacgtaaaaggaaaaccgtgcaattttgagtgatacttgtgtggatcattatattctacttttaaaacatctttctaaccatatgcatttcataacaaacggtttcaaacactttttatagaccaactcgtccgatccaaggcaacgtgttcctttaacaatcaaGATATAACCACAAGGAAGTCAATCACGAGGAGATCAAAGTCATGATAAACTAATAAGTTTTCATAAGTGTAATTTTGTATGAGAGATAAACAATTAGGGCATACAAAAAGAAAGAagttgtggtaaaaaaaaacacacatcttGCTTCCCCAAATataactatttattattttacataTGACAGTGACTGTTTACATAGAAATAAAGTAAAGAAGATGGCGGTCAAAGATGTCACGTGTGCAATCTATCCTTACAGGCGACGGATGTAAATTAATCAATACATGTTGATGATTATTCGATTAAAAAATTATATCGATAGGGCATGACGACAGTGACGTTTAAACCCCGACAAGAATTGGGCCTGTCCCAAGTAGTATTTTGGGATGGTCCAAAGTGGCCCACCTGTTATTTTTGGCAATTTTATCCCAACTATGGACATGGCCCAAACTAGAATAATTACCCTGACTGCGGATAAATcatgagattttttttctcttgttcCAGcgcttgtgtttttaaaaggcaAACAATGGCAAAGCTAAACAAAATGCCAACAAGGCAATAACAATTTTATTCTTTCAAATTACCCGACTAACACGGCACCCACCACTTGTTTTCAACTTAGAACTTCAATGCCTTCTGCATTtgaaatgatgacgtcatcggtGTGTGGTAGCGTACTAAACTTTTAACAAATTAAACTTTTTCAATTTAAAGTTTACTAACAATACATTTTCTTCAAAAGACACAAAAACAGCTTCACTTACAATTGCCTGCAATTATAAATTCAACATTTCGTTGTTCCCCAATTactataaaataaatcaaaacagaTTTCTCCAAAACGCGAATTCCCATTTGGTAAAAATCGCATTTCTTACTTTTCCTTAACAACATTTCAAGCTCAGCCATAAACATATATTCAATAACTTACGAACACTTTTTCAAATCCTTAATAACACCAATCTTGCTAGTTCCAGAACTTGGACAACAGACGGCGCACCCTCTTACCTGTGCTCACCTGTGCTTTTACCATTCCCACCCCCATCTTATAAAACACGTTTTCGTGTTCACTGTTGCATGGCTGACCTTCCTTACAACAAAATACATAATAATTGTAAGTTTATGTACaatacataataattattataaaaacatgaaacaatCATCACAAAGAAGTACTGGGTAAACTAAAAAATACAGGACCTATAAGTAAAAGGCATGCCAACTTGTAAAAAAAcgcaaataaatagttaatggcaAGACGTTTAGACCCAAGCagtgtctttctcgaaggctatagGCTTATAAACGAcatacaacacaacacaaaaaaacataaaccgGTTTAAGGCCTACTGGTGTGGAATTCAAGAGGATGGAATTAAAGAATGAGTGGatgataattattaaaaacagaTAATTGGAGCTGACTGTTAGATTTATTCAAGTAATGTGTGCAAAATAAACCAAAGActataaacatttttgttttccccaaaaaaaaacGTGTTACAAGCAAACTCTTTTGAtgcaatttttcaatttttcaagTTTTTTGCATATATGAGTAAGTATCCAGAATACGCGGCAATGTTTTAAAGGCATGTTAGCAGCAATGATAcagtaaattaaacaaacaaaataagtgCAGTTGTAATGAACTGTAAAGCTGTTGATTTGCTTTTTTGTTCATCAAAAGTGAAACAGTGACAAGAAAAGTTATTCTTCAAAACAACTTAAAACAACCTGTTATTAGGCCTACCTGACATCACTGCTCTTTGATATCAATGTATATGCTGACGTTCCAATTTTGCATCAGCATTGATGTTAAAATCAAACGCGAAAATGaactaataaaacaaaatgttttaaaacaaaattaaaatctgaCATTACTGCGTGTTTTGATTTTCCTGTATTCCAATTTCGCTTCAATAATGATGTTGTAAAATAAACGAATAAAACAAAACCGTAATCAACTCAGCTTTCGTTTGGAATCATGTTACCCTGTAGAATATCCGAACACTAGAGGCATCGTTGGTTAGATACGAACAGCACCTTTGTTCATCTGGCAGCAGCAACCCTAAAAAGATACGAACGGAGATGAATGTTTAGATTCATAACACAACGATACTGCAAACTTAAGTGCGATGTGCATTGACGAAATCTGATTTCCAAAGTATTTATAAGAAACCGAAAagtatatgatttgaggcattgcatggtgaggtatcaatgtatttggtttgcggtaacacaatgtgtgtatctacagaTATAAACCGAGAACTGCAATTACTTATGACGTAGGGCCTACCTTTTGTCCAGGCGCAGGCCTCATCACAGAAATCCGGTCGTACAGAGATTGAATCGGAGCAAAGCAAGCACCGATAGCTTTCTGTTACCAtggaaagaagacaaaataatacccattaaaaaaatgttaaagtatTTAAAAAGAACTAGTCGtgagatggccttagctttcgatccagaCCGGACCTTCTATAGAGATTTAAACAAGCACAAACATAAACATGTCCATCTTTATCAACAAGAGAAGCAAAGACAAAATGGGATAGCATCCAGGAAAAGCAGGAAGTTATTGATTTACAAACAATGGGCTGGGTGGCTGAGGTCATGACATCTAGAACATAATAAAGTTGTTTGAAAGGATGAAGGTTTTTGAAAAGGATGAAGATtgtccaaaacaaaacaaaatgtcaaccatgtgttcaaacaatttcttcataattattttgttacgtGAATTCACATAACAAATCAGTAAGTTTCCTTTCTGTACTTATAGGTTATAATAAATTGATAAATCAATGTTCTAACAATTGCATCAAAAAATTAATCACACATTCGTTTCTTGTATTTTAACTGACTGAGTATAATTAACCGATAAAGTGATTCGTTTATAACCTTTAAGCTATCCACACATCCGGGACGTCCGTGTCTGACGTCAGAACCTTCGTCAACCTCACGGACAACCTTTGCATTCTTGGCCTTTTCAAGATGTGAGCCAGCTTCTGTGCAGCCCTTGTCACCCCAGCGGACCTACATGGAGAGAATTCGAGTCAGGATAAGTGATTGATATTGATGTTACCGAGGTAATATTGAGCAATAATCAATAAATCGATAGGCCTACAACATTTCAActtatctttttttcttcttctaatggCACCCCACTACACAACTATTCTGCTGTTTGCTGTTCATGATAGAAATAATTGGTATAATTACTGAAttgaaattatttaaaataatcatTAAAATGATTAAATGATTAATTAATACTAACCAATAAACTAATACAGTCAATTTTACACAATACATACAAAATAGTCAATCAACCGACCCACCACTAAAGTCAATGAGTGTTACAATACAGTCAATCAATACAATAAATCAATAGCTAATCAATAATTCAAATCAATAAATCCAAATAATCAACTAATTACCAAGTTTAATACAATGCAATCGGTCAATCAGTCTACCGAGTTAACAATACAaagatacaaaacaaataatcaacAAAAAAGCCAACAAACCAATCAATCAT
This Asterias amurensis chromosome 21, ASM3211899v1 DNA region includes the following protein-coding sequences:
- the LOC139953290 gene encoding transmembrane protein 145-like isoform X2, which produces MTGVAVLMTAFVLMLTSSSVIDGKYVEGVVDTSKDMEFLERFVFEPNELGQLWYEYKYPAEDCCYQVLFFNDAESQWPYVRANQDKLTCVEKLEQIPSNYNAVTTLSTHNCKNKTEDGRQMLVCTGTRHFVAPRARWWFINIANCNGISPRQGIYMQYKLNMTNGDRPIDKHFSADERFTLQTSIAFAILYFLMALTGVYYRFQLAKQRLLHSTYQLFFASVCMQLIALIFIIIALACFAGDGIEMPGLKTTGHIVSSLGDVLFVLMLMLVGKGYTITRGRLSTSGSIKLAIFTCLYAGTFIFLYVYAQSNFDPRDVMFIYDSPAAMALIVLRCIGVVWLYYCVFFTIKHFASKFKFYVPFMLFFAVWFVAEPVMIGVANEFIPTHKRAKIVNGIYWSAVFLGHMIFLVLTRPDRTNEYFPYHIKTNQIGAMLMTDSNEADFTNPYIGEPLTRSLTNIFVTTPPPKVDIPPPYTISGLRAPRVNNFIQTTLRAVSHSPPSSSPCDSLYQQTQAASAGPNLSVFCVERELSPGPLKVNNNQPPSAPPQTASPPKGERAPGRKASFHLTARKSSSQVVPGTPPSQDQWMDKRRITDQEQFVEIPLNDLTVTDF
- the LOC139953290 gene encoding transmembrane protein 145-like isoform X1, with translation MTGVAVLMTAFVLMLTSSSVIDGKYVEGVVDTSKDMEFLERFVFEPNELGQLWYEYKYPAEDCCYQVLFFNDAESQWPYVRANQDKLTCVEKLEQIPSNYNAVTTLSTHNCKNKTEDGRQMLVCTGTRHFVAPRARWWFINIANCNGISPRQGIYMQYKLNMTNGDRPIDKHFSADERFTLQTSIAFAILYFLMALTGVYYRFQLAKQRLLHSTYQLFFASVCMQLIALIFIIIALACFAGDGIEMPGLKTTGHIVSSLGDVLFVLMLMLVGKGYTITRGRLSTSGSIKLAIFTCLYAGTFIFLYVYAQSNFDPRDVMFIYDSPAAMALIVLRCIGVVWLYYCVFFTIKHFASKFKFYVPFMLFFAVWFVAEPVMIGVANEFIPTHKRAKIVNGIYWSAVFLGHMIFLVLTRPDRTNEYFPYHIKTNQIGAMLMTDSNEADFTNPYIGEPLTRSLTNIFVTTPPPKVDIPPPYTISGLRAPRVNNFIQTTLRAVSHSPPSSSPCDSLYQQTQAASAGPNLSVFCVERELSPGPLKKVNNNQPPSAPPQTASPPKGERAPGRKASFHLTARKSSSQVVPGTPPSQDQWMDKRRITDQEQFVEIPLNDLTVTDF